One Beggiatoa leptomitoformis DNA segment encodes these proteins:
- a CDS encoding NAD(P)/FAD-dependent oxidoreductase, with translation MGKPEHISSYYVATANQSLNFSQLQDTLDCDVCIVGGGITGCSAALQLAERGYQVVLLEGTRVGWGASGRSGGQILQGFACGQGRLNQLVGAEAALTLWQMSLEAIELLKYNIKKYDIQCDFQQGLAEVAVKPRQYKELKAWAEEMQRHYNYHSMRFMEKEELCSILATKRYLGGVYDTNGGHLHPLNYTLGLAKAAQQAGVKIFEQSAVIRVTQGQQPVAVTAQGQVRCRHLILSGNAYLHQILPAIEAKVMPVSTYILATEPLGKTQATQLISNNMAVADVNFVLDYFRLSADWRLLFGGGVSYSTVDPIHLTQTMRRKMLRVFPQLQAIKPAFAWGGHVAITINRAPHFGRVGSNVYFAQGYSGHGLAMAGFAGKLMAEALAGTSERFDLFGEIPHHPFPGGRWLRMPLLVLGTTYYKLKDLF, from the coding sequence ATGGGTAAGCCTGAGCATATTAGTTCTTATTATGTAGCAACAGCGAATCAATCTTTGAATTTTTCACAGTTACAAGATACGTTGGACTGTGATGTATGTATTGTTGGGGGTGGCATCACGGGATGCTCTGCCGCGTTACAGTTAGCAGAACGGGGTTATCAAGTCGTTCTTTTGGAAGGTACGCGCGTGGGATGGGGCGCATCAGGACGTAGTGGTGGGCAGATTTTACAAGGATTTGCTTGCGGTCAAGGTCGTTTAAACCAGTTAGTTGGTGCAGAAGCAGCATTGACGTTGTGGCAGATGTCGTTAGAAGCCATTGAATTATTAAAATATAATATTAAAAAATATGATATTCAATGCGATTTTCAACAGGGTTTGGCTGAGGTTGCAGTTAAACCGCGTCAGTATAAGGAGTTGAAAGCATGGGCTGAGGAAATGCAACGACATTATAACTATCACAGTATGCGGTTTATGGAAAAGGAGGAGTTATGCTCGATTCTTGCGACAAAACGGTATTTAGGTGGTGTTTATGACACCAATGGCGGACATTTGCATCCGCTTAATTATACATTAGGACTGGCAAAAGCCGCTCAGCAAGCAGGTGTAAAAATATTTGAGCAGTCAGCAGTCATACGTGTTACGCAAGGTCAACAACCTGTTGCAGTCACTGCGCAAGGACAGGTACGTTGCCGTCATCTGATTTTAAGTGGCAATGCTTATTTACATCAAATATTGCCTGCTATTGAGGCGAAAGTGATGCCTGTGAGTACTTATATTTTAGCAACCGAACCCTTGGGCAAGACACAGGCGACGCAGTTGATTAGTAATAATATGGCTGTTGCCGATGTCAATTTTGTTTTGGATTACTTTCGTTTATCGGCTGATTGGCGTTTATTATTCGGCGGCGGGGTGAGCTATTCTACGGTTGACCCGATTCATTTAACGCAAACTATGCGCCGTAAAATGCTGAGGGTTTTCCCGCAATTACAAGCGATTAAACCCGCTTTTGCGTGGGGTGGACATGTTGCGATTACGATTAATCGTGCGCCCCATTTTGGTCGTGTGGGCAGTAATGTTTATTTTGCACAGGGTTATTCAGGACATGGATTGGCAATGGCTGGTTTTGCAGGAAAATTAATGGCTGAAGCCCTTGCAGGAACATCTGAACGGTTCGATTTATTCGGCGAAATTCCGCATCATCCATTCCCCGGTGGGCGGTGGTTACGTATGCCCTTGTTGGTATTGGGAACAACCTATTATAAGTTAAAAGATTTATTTTAA
- a CDS encoding PP2C family protein-serine/threonine phosphatase, protein MLLNDFLPHGYCISWLPDLLALHVLSNGITALSYYAVAGAIVYFTHGRTDLPRKTQWLLIGTFVVFAVCGTTHILDIVVFWYPVYWVSGWLGMLNAGVSFYVFIFLLVPLIPYALEAPSPAKLAEANIALQAEIAERVRSEEKLRLSEQALREKTADLSSAYLEITDLNKQLSEENVRMGAELAVSRQLQQMVLPRPEELDEIEELDIASYMQPATEVAGDYYDILQEQGQVKIGIGDVTGHGLESGMVMLMVQTAVRTLLSSHIDDPKIFFNILNQVVYDNVKRMQSDKNLSLLFMDYQKGKLRLSGQHEEVLIVHQGGEVERIDTIDMGFLVGIERDITHFVTKLERDLDPGDGVVLYTDGLTEARNSQGKPYGVERLCKHISDNWHLPALEIRQSIVADIQEHVGLTKIVDDITFIVVKMRGYSHPLRA, encoded by the coding sequence ATGTTATTAAACGATTTTTTACCACATGGCTATTGTATTTCTTGGCTACCTGACTTATTAGCTTTACATGTTTTAAGTAATGGAATCACTGCACTCTCTTATTATGCAGTCGCGGGTGCAATTGTTTATTTTACGCATGGACGAACAGATTTACCGCGTAAAACCCAATGGTTATTAATTGGAACATTTGTTGTTTTTGCTGTCTGTGGTACAACACATATCCTTGATATTGTAGTTTTTTGGTATCCTGTCTATTGGGTAAGTGGTTGGCTAGGAATGTTAAATGCGGGTGTTTCCTTTTATGTGTTTATCTTTCTACTAGTGCCTCTCATTCCCTATGCGTTAGAAGCCCCAAGTCCTGCCAAATTGGCAGAAGCAAATATTGCCTTACAAGCAGAAATTGCTGAACGGGTTCGTTCTGAAGAAAAATTGCGCCTTTCTGAACAAGCATTACGTGAAAAAACGGCTGATTTGAGTTCTGCTTATTTAGAAATTACTGATTTAAACAAGCAGCTTTCTGAAGAAAATGTTCGTATGGGGGCTGAACTGGCTGTTAGTCGGCAATTACAACAAATGGTTTTACCACGTCCTGAAGAATTAGATGAAATTGAAGAGTTAGATATCGCTAGCTATATGCAACCTGCAACAGAAGTTGCGGGCGATTATTATGATATTTTACAAGAACAAGGACAGGTAAAAATTGGTATTGGTGATGTTACAGGGCATGGTTTAGAAAGCGGAATGGTGATGCTAATGGTGCAAACAGCCGTGCGAACCTTATTAAGTAGCCATATCGACGACCCTAAAATATTCTTTAACATTCTCAATCAGGTCGTTTATGACAATGTAAAGCGGATGCAATCTGATAAAAATCTCAGCTTATTATTCATGGATTATCAAAAAGGTAAGCTACGTTTAAGTGGACAGCATGAGGAAGTCTTGATTGTTCATCAGGGAGGCGAGGTAGAACGCATAGATACGATTGACATGGGGTTTTTAGTCGGTATCGAGCGCGATATTACGCATTTTGTCACTAAATTAGAACGCGATTTAGACCCCGGTGATGGAGTTGTGTTATACACAGACGGCTTGACGGAAGCACGAAATAGTCAAGGAAAACCGTATGGTGTTGAGCGTTTATGTAAACATATTAGTGATAATTGGCATTTGCCCGCTTTGGAAATCAGACAAAGTATTGTCGCGGATATTCAAGAACATGTAGGGTTAACCAAAATTGTGGATGATATTACCTTTATCGTAGTCAAAATGCGTGGTTATAGTCATCCATTGCGAGCATAG
- the mnmE gene encoding tRNA uridine-5-carboxymethylaminomethyl(34) synthesis GTPase MnmE: MLNQFDTIAAIATPAGRGGVGVVRVSGTLVPMIAQAILHKVPNPRYATYSPFVTAQNALIDQGIALYFPAPNSFTGEAVLELQGHGGAVVMDQLLSAVLAAGARLAQPGEFSERAFLNGKIDLTQAEAIADLIDSASVQAMRSALRSLQGEFSHKINALLEQLILLRTYIEAGIDFVDEEIDLLADGQVQQKLSVLKQTLQTIFAQAQQGFLLNEGVKIALVGEPNVGKSSLLNCLAGRETAIVTPIAGTTRDIVRDQIQLDGMPLHIIDTAGLRETTDIVEQEGIRRTKLALEDADLVILLLDDRYADDQATPELLASIPSEPLIIRNKIDLSNHAAGVSPQGMVYISAKTGAGVDALKDKLRQRLGVQTQTEGTFIARRRHLEALKRTLIAVENAMDCVTHYQNELVAEELRLAQQALGEITGEFTSDDLLGKIFSTFCIGK; this comes from the coding sequence ATGTTAAATCAGTTTGATACGATAGCTGCGATTGCAACACCCGCAGGACGTGGCGGCGTAGGTGTGGTACGTGTGTCTGGGACACTTGTCCCCATGATAGCGCAAGCCATTTTGCACAAAGTGCCTAACCCCCGCTACGCAACCTATAGCCCATTTGTTACTGCACAAAACGCATTAATTGACCAAGGTATTGCCCTCTATTTTCCCGCACCAAACTCATTTACAGGGGAAGCCGTTTTAGAGCTACAAGGACATGGCGGTGCCGTTGTCATGGACCAACTGCTCAGTGCGGTACTTGCGGCAGGCGCGCGCTTAGCCCAACCGGGGGAATTCTCTGAGCGCGCTTTTTTAAACGGTAAAATAGATTTAACCCAAGCTGAAGCCATTGCTGACCTAATAGATAGTGCCTCCGTGCAAGCCATGCGCTCGGCATTGCGTTCATTACAAGGAGAATTTTCGCATAAAATTAATGCCTTGCTAGAACAGTTAATTCTATTAAGAACTTATATTGAAGCAGGTATCGATTTTGTCGACGAAGAAATTGACTTATTAGCCGATGGGCAAGTGCAACAAAAATTAAGCGTGTTAAAACAAACGTTACAAACGATTTTTGCCCAAGCGCAACAAGGTTTTTTACTCAATGAAGGTGTAAAAATCGCGCTGGTTGGTGAGCCAAATGTAGGTAAATCTAGCTTACTCAACTGTTTAGCAGGACGTGAAACCGCGATAGTGACCCCCATTGCAGGGACAACACGCGATATTGTTCGCGACCAAATTCAACTAGATGGTATGCCTTTACACATTATTGATACGGCAGGTCTGCGGGAAACAACGGATATTGTTGAACAAGAAGGCATACGGCGAACCAAATTAGCCTTAGAAGATGCGGACTTAGTTATCTTATTACTGGATGACCGCTATGCAGATGACCAAGCAACGCCCGAACTATTGGCGAGCATTCCATCTGAGCCATTGATTATCCGTAATAAAATTGATTTAAGCAACCATGCGGCAGGGGTGAGTCCTCAAGGAATGGTTTATATTTCAGCCAAAACAGGGGCGGGTGTTGATGCGTTAAAAGACAAATTACGGCAACGTTTAGGTGTACAAACACAAACAGAAGGCACATTCATTGCCCGCCGACGACATTTAGAAGCATTAAAGCGCACACTGATTGCTGTAGAAAATGCGATGGATTGCGTCACTCATTATCAAAATGAATTAGTTGCAGAAGAGTTACGACTCGCTCAACAAGCCTTAGGGGAAATCACGGGAGAATTTACGTCCGATGATTTATTAGGGAAGATTTTTTCCACATTTTGTATTGGGAAGTGA
- the glgC gene encoding glucose-1-phosphate adenylyltransferase, giving the protein MYVEKKSRFVSRLTRDTLALILAGGRGSRLGPLVDWRAKPAVPFGGKFRIVDFPLSNCINSGINRIGVTTQYKAHSLIRHIQRGWGFLRGEFGEFVELLPAQQRLDKPMWYSGTADSVYQNLDIIRSHEPEYVLILAGDHIYKMDYGTMIAHHVSHNADMTVGCIEVPLELAKGFGVMSIDECGWVTKFKEKPDIPEPLPSDPSQALASMGIYLFNRAFLSEQLAEDAKRSDSSHDFGRDIIPRIIQSHRVMAYPFRDPVTNKRAYWRDVGTLDSFWEANMELVAVEPELNLYDKEWPIWTYQEQLPSAKFIFDDEGRRGMAIDAMVSGGCIISGAVVKHSLLFSNVRVNEFSHVEDCVILPDVTIGKNCRLRKTVLDKGCRIEDGIVIGENREEDAKRFYISPKGVVLVTPDMLGQRIHSSV; this is encoded by the coding sequence ATGTACGTGGAAAAGAAATCCCGTTTTGTTAGCCGACTAACCCGCGATACGCTCGCGTTGATTTTAGCAGGCGGGCGTGGCTCTCGCTTAGGGCCATTGGTTGATTGGAGAGCAAAACCTGCTGTGCCTTTTGGCGGTAAATTTAGAATAGTTGACTTCCCATTATCTAATTGTATTAACTCAGGGATTAATCGTATCGGGGTGACAACCCAATATAAAGCCCATTCATTAATTCGGCATATTCAACGTGGATGGGGATTTTTACGCGGTGAATTTGGTGAGTTTGTCGAACTATTACCAGCACAACAACGGTTAGACAAACCCATGTGGTATTCAGGCACTGCCGATTCGGTTTACCAAAACTTAGATATTATTCGCAGTCATGAGCCAGAATATGTCCTTATTCTCGCGGGCGACCATATTTATAAAATGGATTACGGAACAATGATTGCGCATCATGTCAGTCACAATGCCGATATGACCGTTGGATGCATCGAAGTTCCCTTAGAACTGGCAAAAGGTTTTGGGGTGATGAGCATCGATGAATGTGGCTGGGTGACAAAATTTAAAGAAAAACCAGATATACCCGAACCTTTGCCCAGTGACCCATCACAAGCCCTTGCCTCTATGGGGATTTATCTCTTTAACCGTGCTTTTCTGTCTGAACAATTGGCAGAAGACGCAAAACGGAGCGACTCTAGCCATGATTTTGGGCGCGATATTATTCCGCGCATTATCCAAAGCCATCGGGTGATGGCGTATCCTTTCCGCGATCCTGTCACAAATAAACGGGCGTATTGGCGCGATGTCGGTACTTTAGACTCTTTTTGGGAAGCCAATATGGAATTGGTTGCGGTTGAGCCTGAATTGAATTTATATGATAAAGAATGGCCTATCTGGACATATCAAGAACAACTCCCCTCTGCAAAATTTATTTTTGACGATGAAGGACGGCGCGGCATGGCCATTGACGCGATGGTGTCAGGCGGGTGCATTATTTCGGGCGCGGTGGTTAAACACTCGCTACTGTTTTCTAATGTGCGCGTTAATGAATTTTCCCATGTAGAAGACTGCGTGATACTACCCGATGTAACAATAGGTAAAAATTGCCGTTTACGTAAAACTGTTTTAGATAAAGGCTGTCGGATAGAAGATGGAATCGTGATAGGTGAAAACCGCGAGGAAGATGCTAAACGGTTTTACATCAGCCCAAAAGGCGTTGTATTGGTCACTCCTGACATGTTAGGACAACGGATTCACTCTTCAGTCTAA
- a CDS encoding IS630 transposase-related protein — MTYSIDFRKKVLKVKQEENLTLAAVAKRFQIAIASVVRWSKVLEAKGTRNRPTKIDMEALKQDVALYPDAYHYERAARFGITEGGIRHALKRLGIRRKKNPQTSQSQPRSTANLPRQNELL; from the coding sequence ATGACCTATTCAATAGATTTCCGTAAAAAAGTATTAAAAGTGAAACAAGAAGAAAATCTCACCCTAGCAGCGGTAGCGAAACGCTTCCAAATAGCCATCGCAAGCGTCGTCAGGTGGAGCAAAGTATTGGAAGCCAAAGGAACACGTAACAGACCAACTAAAATAGACATGGAAGCCCTAAAACAAGATGTTGCATTATATCCCGATGCTTACCATTATGAACGCGCAGCCCGTTTTGGGATTACGGAAGGCGGGATTCGCCATGCGTTAAAACGTCTAGGGATTCGCCGTAAAAAAAACCCTCAAACATCCCAAAGCCAACCCCGAAGCACGGCAAACCTTCCAAGACAAAATGAACTGTTATAA
- a CDS encoding IS630 family transposase, with protein sequence MNCYKQSDRQIVFIDESGFAHDMPRRFGYAPIGKRCSGTQDWNAKGRTNVIGALLNFCLLTVSLVSGAINSDVFFAWITQDLLPKLPQNSVIVMDNATFHKRSDIQQAILDAGHLLEYLPPYSPDLNPIEHKWAQAKTLRKQQHCSIDELFLLNSI encoded by the coding sequence ATGAACTGTTATAAACAATCTGATAGGCAAATTGTTTTCATCGATGAAAGTGGTTTTGCTCATGATATGCCACGCCGTTTTGGTTATGCTCCTATCGGCAAACGTTGCTCTGGCACGCAAGACTGGAATGCAAAAGGACGTACTAATGTCATCGGGGCTTTGCTCAATTTTTGTTTATTAACCGTCTCTTTAGTTTCTGGGGCGATTAATTCCGATGTCTTTTTCGCTTGGATAACCCAAGACTTACTTCCTAAACTCCCTCAGAATTCTGTCATTGTCATGGATAATGCCACTTTTCATAAACGTAGTGACATTCAGCAGGCTATTTTAGACGCTGGGCATCTCTTGGAATATTTACCCCCTTATTCGCCTGATTTAAATCCTATTGAGCATAAATGGGCTCAGGCTAAGACTCTCCGTAAACAACAACATTGTTCTATTGATGAGCTCTTTTTACTGAATTCTATTTAA
- a CDS encoding class I SAM-dependent methyltransferase, protein MDRTSVINAYKRYANIYDHVFGWIFHPGRMRSVEQMRCQTGDSVLEVGAGTGLSLPLYPPDVVIIGIDISPHMLSKAKILSERDGLENVAFAVADAQLLCFPDNTFDKVVAMYVASVVPDPQTFVAEIKRVCKPHGDIFFVNHFSHTNIWVRQFERFLTLFSHILGFRTDLSLDAFISQNQLIVKEITPINLFGYWSMVHAIND, encoded by the coding sequence ATGGATAGAACTTCCGTTATTAATGCTTACAAACGTTATGCAAATATTTATGACCATGTATTTGGATGGATTTTTCATCCGGGGCGAATGCGCTCAGTAGAACAGATGCGTTGTCAAACAGGCGATAGCGTGTTAGAAGTTGGGGCAGGAACAGGTTTATCTTTACCTTTATATCCGCCAGACGTGGTCATTATTGGGATTGATATTTCACCGCACATGTTGAGTAAGGCCAAAATCTTAAGCGAGCGTGATGGATTGGAGAATGTTGCCTTTGCGGTTGCAGACGCACAATTGCTTTGTTTTCCAGATAATACCTTTGATAAAGTGGTTGCAATGTATGTCGCATCTGTTGTGCCTGACCCACAAACGTTTGTTGCCGAAATTAAACGGGTCTGTAAACCACACGGCGATATTTTTTTCGTCAATCATTTTAGTCATACAAATATATGGGTAAGACAGTTTGAGCGGTTTCTAACTTTATTTTCCCATATTTTAGGCTTTAGAACAGATTTGTCTTTAGACGCATTTATCAGTCAAAATCAACTGATTGTAAAAGAAATAACGCCGATTAATCTGTTTGGTTATTGGAGCATGGTTCATGCTATCAATGATTAG
- the glnA gene encoding glutamate--ammonia ligase, translating to MAGEKTLGLIAEHNVKFVDFRFTDTKGKEQHVSVPAQTVKEDLFVDGKMFDGSSIAGWKGINESDMILMPDDETAVIDPFAEEIMLNLRCDIIEPATMQGYERDPRSLGKRAEAYLKSTGIADTALFGPENEFFIFDDIRWKSDISGSSYQIDSQEAGWNSEKVYGDGNFGHRPTVKGGYFPVPPVDSLNDIRATMCLALEEMGLVVEVHHHEVATAGQCEIGVGANTLVKKADEVQILKYAILNVAHTYGKTATFMPKPLVGDNGSGMHVHQSLSKDGVNLFAGDKYAGLSDTALYYIGGIIKHAKALNAFTNAGTNSYKRLVPGFEAPVMLAYSARNRSASIRIPFVFSPKARRIEVRFPDSSANPYLAFAAMLMAGIDGIQNKIHPGEAMDKDLYDLPPEEEKTIPKVCHSLDMALENLDADRNFLLAGGVFTNDVIDAYIGLKMQEVTRLRMTTHPIEFDMYYSL from the coding sequence ATGGCTGGTGAAAAAACTTTAGGGTTAATTGCAGAACACAATGTTAAATTTGTTGATTTTCGTTTCACAGATACCAAAGGAAAAGAACAACACGTTTCTGTTCCCGCTCAAACAGTCAAAGAAGACTTGTTTGTCGATGGCAAAATGTTTGATGGTTCATCCATTGCGGGTTGGAAAGGGATTAACGAATCTGACATGATTCTCATGCCCGATGACGAGACCGCTGTCATCGACCCCTTTGCCGAAGAAATTATGCTGAACTTGCGTTGCGATATTATTGAGCCTGCAACCATGCAAGGTTATGAGCGCGACCCCCGTTCTTTAGGTAAACGTGCAGAAGCCTACTTAAAATCTACAGGTATTGCAGACACCGCCTTATTTGGTCCTGAAAACGAATTCTTTATTTTTGATGATATTCGTTGGAAATCAGATATCAGTGGTTCTTCTTATCAAATCGACTCCCAAGAAGCTGGTTGGAACTCCGAAAAAGTTTATGGTGATGGCAATTTTGGTCATCGTCCTACAGTCAAAGGCGGTTATTTCCCCGTTCCTCCTGTCGATTCTTTAAATGACATTCGTGCAACAATGTGTTTAGCCTTAGAAGAAATGGGCTTAGTTGTTGAAGTGCATCACCATGAAGTGGCAACTGCTGGTCAATGCGAAATTGGTGTTGGCGCGAATACCTTGGTGAAAAAAGCTGACGAAGTACAAATTCTGAAATATGCCATTCTGAACGTTGCTCATACCTATGGCAAAACCGCAACCTTTATGCCTAAGCCTTTAGTTGGCGACAATGGTAGCGGTATGCACGTTCACCAATCTTTAAGCAAAGATGGTGTGAACTTGTTTGCAGGCGACAAATATGCAGGCTTATCAGACACCGCTTTATATTACATCGGCGGTATCATCAAACATGCTAAAGCCTTAAACGCCTTTACTAATGCGGGTACAAACAGCTATAAACGTTTAGTTCCCGGTTTTGAAGCCCCTGTTATGTTGGCATATTCTGCCCGTAACCGTTCTGCTTCTATCCGTATTCCTTTCGTTTTTAGCCCGAAAGCCCGTCGTATCGAAGTGCGTTTCCCTGATTCTTCAGCCAACCCTTACTTAGCTTTTGCAGCAATGTTAATGGCGGGTATTGATGGGATTCAAAACAAGATACATCCCGGTGAAGCAATGGATAAAGACTTGTATGACTTACCCCCAGAAGAAGAAAAAACCATTCCTAAGGTTTGTCATTCATTAGATATGGCATTAGAAAATCTTGACGCTGACCGTAACTTCTTATTAGCGGGCGGTGTGTTCACTAATGATGTTATTGATGCCTACATTGGTTTAAAAATGCAAGAAGTCACTCGTTTACGGATGACTACACATCCTATCGAGTTTGACATGTACTACAGCTTATAA
- a CDS encoding cation diffusion facilitator family transporter → MAYSPDFPPTITDDSRYNAIRHVTWVGIGCNFILTIAQLLIGWIGHSQALIADGLHTLSDLLSDFVVLVAAKYSAQVADEKHPYGHARFETLATVIVGMMLILVGMGIFADGIRRLLTPQLLLQPSYLTLAIAFITIFSKEALYHYTVYTAKKVNSKMLHANAWHHRSDALSSVIVLVGIACSVFLNLPATDALAAIGVSLMIMHIGWSLGWGGIEELVDTGLEKTKIDQIKAIIKTVDGVRTLHELRTRQMGANALIDVHLLVNPTISVSEGHQIGEVVRQKLITNIAEIADVIVHIDSENDITRHPNTDLPLRHEIIATLQQHWQPIECRNAIQQITLHYLSNRVNVEIYLPFHVINDINEGQTLAQQFDELAAAEPYIRKVRVYFH, encoded by the coding sequence ATGGCATACAGCCCAGATTTCCCCCCTACAATTACCGATGATAGCCGTTACAATGCCATTCGCCATGTCACTTGGGTAGGGATTGGGTGTAACTTCATATTAACCATTGCCCAATTACTCATTGGTTGGATAGGACATTCACAAGCGTTAATAGCGGATGGATTGCATACGCTTTCTGACTTACTCAGCGACTTTGTGGTCTTGGTTGCCGCAAAGTACAGCGCGCAAGTTGCTGATGAAAAACACCCTTATGGACATGCTCGCTTTGAAACATTAGCCACCGTGATTGTCGGGATGATGTTAATATTGGTTGGCATGGGCATTTTTGCCGATGGTATTCGCCGCCTACTTACGCCACAACTGTTGTTACAACCCAGCTATTTAACGTTAGCCATTGCATTTATCACCATCTTTAGTAAAGAAGCGTTGTATCACTACACGGTTTACACTGCAAAAAAAGTTAATTCTAAAATGTTGCACGCAAATGCGTGGCATCACCGCAGTGATGCACTCTCTTCCGTTATCGTACTGGTTGGGATTGCCTGTAGTGTTTTTTTAAACCTGCCTGCAACCGATGCACTTGCTGCGATTGGCGTTAGTTTAATGATTATGCACATAGGCTGGTCATTGGGATGGGGGGGGATTGAAGAACTCGTCGATACAGGGCTGGAAAAAACTAAAATAGATCAAATTAAGGCCATTATTAAAACAGTTGATGGCGTACGCACCCTACATGAGCTTAGAACGCGCCAAATGGGTGCAAATGCACTAATAGATGTGCATCTCTTGGTAAATCCAACGATTAGTGTTTCAGAAGGGCATCAAATTGGTGAAGTTGTACGACAAAAGCTCATCACGAACATAGCAGAAATTGCGGATGTTATCGTACATATTGATTCAGAAAATGATATAACACGTCATCCCAATACAGATTTACCGCTCCGTCATGAAATTATCGCAACCCTTCAACAACATTGGCAACCCATTGAATGTCGAAATGCGATTCAGCAAATTACATTACACTATTTATCAAACCGTGTTAATGTAGAAATTTACTTACCTTTTCATGTTATTAATGACATCAATGAAGGGCAAACACTCGCCCAACAGTTTGACGAGTTAGCGGCGGCTGAACCGTATATTCGTAAAGTGCGCGTTTATTTTCATTAA